The genomic DNA NNNNNNNNNNNNNNNNNNNNNNNNNNNNNNNNNNNNNNNNNNNNNNNNNNNNNNNNNNNNNNNNNNNNNNNNAAAACGATCGATAACGATATTCCGGTAATAGATAAATCTTTTGGGTTTGACACTGCTGTGGAGGAAGCTCAACGAGCGATTAACGCAGCACATGTTGAAGCCGAGAGTAATGAGAATGGTATCGGTTTCGTCAAGCTTATGGGTCGTTACAGCGGTAAGTTTTTTGCTTTAaagcataacaatttaaaacctttttgaGCTGTTACTGATTTAAGGGTAGGTGATGATTGTTATTACAGGATTCATAGCGATGTATGCTACATTAGCCAGCAGAgatgttgattgttgcttgattcCTGAGTCACCATTTTACCTCGAAGGAGAAGGTGGACTCTTGGAGTTCATAGAAAAACGGCTCAAGGAGCATGGTCACATGGTGATTGTTCTTGCTGAAGGTGCAGGACAGGATTTGATGTCCAAAAGTATGGAATCTACTCTTAAGGATGCTTCTGGGAACAAACTTCTTAAGGATGTCGGTTTGTGGTTAGCACAAAGCATCAAGGTAAGGCTACTTTCATGATCATGAGATTCTTATGCCATTACAGAAAATTCATCAGTGTTTGAtgttatttctctctctctctctctctctctctctctctctctctctctctctctctctctctctctctctctctctctctctctctctctctctctctctctctctctctctctctctctctctctctctctctctctctctctctctctctctctctctctctctctctctctctctctctctctctctctctctctctctctctctctctctctctctctctctctctctctctctctctctctctctctctctctctctctctctctctctctctctctctctctctctctctctctctctctctctctctctctctctctctctctctctctctctctctctctctctctctctctctctctctctctctctctctctctctctctctctctctctctctctctctctctctctctctctctctctctctctNNNNNNNNNNNNNNNNNNNNNNNNNNNNNNNNNNNNNNNNNNNNNNNNNNNNNNNNNNNNNNNNNNNNNNNNNNNNNNNNNNNNNNNNNNNNNNNNNNNNNNNNNNNNNNNNNNNNNNNNNNNNNNNNNNNNNNNNNNNNNNNNNNNNNNNNNNNNNNNNNNNNNNNNNNNNNNNNNNNNNNNNNNNNNNNNNNNNNNNNNNNNNNNNNNNNNNNNNNNNNNNNNNNNNNNNNNNNNNNNNNNNNNNNNNNNNNNNNNNNNNNNNNNNNNNNNNNNNNNNNNNNNNNNNNNNNNNNNNNNNNNNNNNNNNNNNNNNNNNNNNNNNNNNNNNNNNNNNNNNNNNNNNNNNNNNNNNNNNNNNNNNNNNNNNNNNNNNNNNNNNNNNNNNNNNNNNNNNNNNNNNNNNNNNNNNNNNNNNNNNNNNNNNNNNNNNNNTTGTTTGTTTGTCCTTTCTGATGCAGAGGATaacagagaaacagaacaaTGTAGTGATTACGGATAGAATGTGGGCGAGGCTATTGTCTTCTACGAACCAGCCAAGTTTCTTGGGGCCTAAGGATATAtctgaagagaagaaagagatgccAGAGACGCCGCTTCTTGACGACGGAGCTGTCGATATCCCTCCTGTGACTAAAGAGGTCACTAAGTGAAGTTTCAGGGCATGATGGCACATATTCAAACAGTATTTTGCTCAGAGGTTTCTGAAACGATGCCGTTTTAGGCGAAAGTGGAATAATTGTTACCCTGACGATTTTGCCCTTTTGTTGGCatacacaaaacacaaattttagttttcttcttagatgatgtttattagttttgtaatattttttgcACTTTCAAGTTTTAACATCTGAATGAATGAATAAAGTAATCTTCGTAACGTTTAATCATCTTTGTTATTGTAGTTTTCAGTTACACATAACTTtaaatacaaagaaaattagaagagagaatgtataataatataagtaaaatactTAATAGGAAATTTGGTTTAAAGTAAAACTAGATTCGGATTCGAacatacgtgcggggttgattttaaaaactaaatttactaacacatttataatttattacgtacatgcggattatgtttgtaaacatatttttaataaatattattaacattcataatccaaactttttttatatcagtttagtatttgatttatttttaattcggtttagacaaaaaaatgatcaaatttgtttttgttatcagtaaaaacaattatattaaaaaatagtaacagAAAGATGGTATGTCTAATTTAGGACATAAAATCCATCATGTCCTGTATATGTCTCATAActatggttgatttttttttttatctattatagaacatagtttaatgttttttctttttcttttgaatatttttttgacatttttgtgttagataaattgaaaaatatgttacataatatattggaagcattaatttattttaattctaacatgatcctggattttgatttttgaaaatttttaatctcatcTTATTCCTCCTTCCATCCCGTTTCCGTCCCattattcttttctcatttcctcaAAATCATGTTCCTACATATTTAGCACACAAACACGTAAtagtttgattcaaaacaaaataaagtatttgatgaagaaaaataatttctttgaaaCATTCAGTTAATAGAATCACACATACATGCCGTGTCAGTTAacattcttttatctcttgttttgtaCATGCTTATGCTAgataagctgaagaaaaaaaaaacatatttaaaatactgTTGTTTTACTTTAGTTGTAACATGTTTTCGGATCCGCACATTTATGCATTGATAAAATGATAAGTTATAAGTAGTTTCAAACGTATGTATATCTTAATTCAGTATCCAAGATttaaacatactgtatatatgtaatacatatgtttgaaatcataatataaaatcataaatattgtttacagatatctcacaatatataaccaaattatatttttatacatatatacaattttgtatttaattgctcgattttaatagataccgatttaaattatttctataaacatttagatgattttgtatattaggtaacatcataatttcttgtttccggatatatctcaaaatataaaatcaaattaaataagtttacatatatacaatttcgaaattaattgcccaaattaaacatatacataaatatcaaaattattgtttccttaaattgttTACGCAAAACTACTtaccttttttgaattttattgcagATGCTTGTTTCGATTCTGTTTGGATACGAGAGTATGAAAAACAGCTCTGAACAGTTAATACATGATCCGAACAGAATTAATCCAGGGCATATAGGATCCGtgcatttttattatcaaatttactttaatgtcctttttgtattgtatgctttttaatttattcatggtcattttatatcatatatttcaggattcattttgccttgtaaataatgcttcccttttaatagtatagatctTAAAGATTTGGTGCTGTTAAAAGCGTTTTGGATCTAATCGTAATTCATTCTTTTGCTGGTTTTATTGAAGAAACGATACACCTCGGAagttttaaaacataagataagaaaataaaatactttttttatataaagggGATAATAGGACAGACATAATACAATATAGTTGATTTCAACATTAGCTAATGCTAATGTAATAATATAACTTTATCAGCTGGGCAAATAATGCTTTCCAGGTGCTGCTTAATCGAGTACTAATCAATCAAACGCCATTGATGGTGCATCATCACCACCTCAGATTTTCCGGGAAATACTGgaaaaaaaatcccaaacaaaagttttttagattgaagataacaaaacaacaacatacaAAAATGTTCACAATGctgtcaaaatataaatttgaaattcttACTTTCTTGATAAGAGACATGTAGTACGGCTTAACCTTCTCAACATCGACCTGTACTTTGCTCTTGCTGTATAAATCGTACTTGCTATATAATAAACACACATTTAAGGATTAAAACTCGACCATTGGAGAAAAATTTATCATGGAGTTAAGTtaagatttaaatttaaaataaataaattacttgAAAACATGGAGCCATTTGAGGTTttccttgtcttcttcattcatAAGGTGAGTGTAAGCTCCAGCCGTGTGCAATGCTACACACATATTAATCACATATAATTAAATGCTAATCAACCATTCAAATTATATAAGATCATCATCTTATTAGATTAGGTAGCTTACGATAAAAGGAATGGTATCGAATGATGAACAGTCCCGCAGATGGCAAGGTGCTTTCATTCTCCTTGGCTACCTgtttaacatataattaataaattgtaaattaatcattgtatatcataattaatatttagtatttttataaaagtatCGTAATGAATTATGAATCAAATAATGTAATTACCATATACATGTAGTCATCATGTCCCCATGacatattaacattttctagTCCACATCCTTCTGAATAGATCCCAGCTTTGGTGTTGTACTTTGGGTTGTTAATATCAGGGTTTTCCATAAAGTACTGCATTAAATGAATAGGAATATAATATGAAACTCTAGATCAActgtttaaaaaattagattttaactACGAATATGTACCTTGTGGTGTACGTTAGATTCATCGAATGCACATCCAACAGGGAATGTGTCACCTGCAGGTTTGGATAATAGAGAATCCATAAGTTActcaaaaaatttataagtttactAATTAATCACAAATTAGACTTACCAACAACAGCCCATTGAGGAAGCTCTCCAAACTGTGGAAGAGTCAGGACCTTCCCAAGATCTGGAGATTGAGTCCATTTTAGCATTTTTCTTAAGGATTTTCATCTATATGATCATTTAGGTTCTTTAATTATATAGCcataataaataacaattaaTTACCATGGATAAGAGCAGTGAGATGGAGCCAATCTTCGTTAGGGTAATCTTTACGGATAGCTTCCGCAGATTGAAGCAAATGTTGAATTTGTGGTTCGTCGAGATCAGGATCACTCTCGTCCACCACTTCGTTAAGGAGTTCACAACATTCCCAAATGTTCATCACCATCTTGTCCAATTTGCCATATTCGCTTCTCATTTTCTTCACCTGCAAaagtataataaattaattaacattattGTTAGATATATGTTAAAAACAACAATACTCAAATCTGTATCGTACATATTTTGGCTTAAAAGCTATTGGAAAGATATTAGTTGCATTAGTAGTTCATAAATCACGTCCATGCAAACATAATATAGGACTCAACTTTCatgttgattttatatatataacgatGCAAGAACAAATAAACcggaaattataatatataagagaTCTTACAAAATCTACAGTTTGATTAGTGTGTTGTGTTTTATAGAAAAGTT from Camelina sativa cultivar DH55 chromosome 2, Cs, whole genome shotgun sequence includes the following:
- the LOC104733461 gene encoding inositol oxygenase 5-like — its product is MTISVQTPVFEYEDSTTNKKTGELQLDSGVPMSKISSDDEVFLAPEMNAFGRQFRDYADTKSERQKGVELFYKTQHTNQTVDFVKKMRSEYGKLDKMVMNIWECCELLNEVVDESDPDLDEPQIQHLLQSAEAIRKDYPNEDWLHLTALIHDLGKVLTLPQFGELPQWAVVGDTFPVGCAFDESNVHHKYFMENPDINNPKYNTKAGIYSEGCGLENVNMSWGHDDYMYMVAKENESTLPSAGLFIIRYHSFYPLHTAGAYTHLMNEEDKENLKWLHVFNKYDLYSKSKVQVDVEKVKPYYMSLIKKYFPENLRW